The Schizosaccharomyces pombe strain 972h- genome assembly, chromosome: I genome contains a region encoding:
- the rcf2 gene encoding cytochrome c oxidase subunit Rcf2 encodes MKLSTPEEVKAFNRNTYSALFKGALVGSSLGIAGWLIGNRYSAGFRRLPFSLKSWLVIGSGSGASIIFADKAGLKFEAERYGKFDQIDYSTKGLPWNQRALYYFNEHKWPIILGTWASTMGLSLYAASRNRYDTAPQKLIQARMYAQGVTVVVLLGSVYLSTLANRLEPLEREVLVTDPSNPTKLVAFKQRKERYPGELQWEVLVSQDEERLRKLNLPLREPHGSTGPMSTPTPALNSSRSA; translated from the coding sequence ATGAAACTTTCTACTCCCGAAGAAGTCAAAGCCTTTAATAGGAACACCTACTCGGCCCTTTTTAAAGGTGCACTTGTTGGATCTAGCCTTGGTATCGCTGGATGGCTTATTGGAAATCGATACTCTGCTGGATTCCGCCGCTTGCCTTTCTCTTTAAAGTCATGGTTGGTCATCGGCAGTGGAAGTGGCGCCAGTATCATCTTCGCCGATAAAGCTGGTCTCAAGTTTGAAGCTGAGCGTTATGGAAAATTCGATCAAATCGATTATAGCACTAAAGGCCTTCCCTGGAATCAACGTGCCCTTTATTACTTCAATGAGCACAAATGGCCTATCATCCTTGGTACTTGGGCATCCACCATGGGTCTTAGTTTGTACGCTGCCTCCCGTAATCGTTATGATACTGCTCCTCAAAAACTTATCCAGGCAAGAATGTACGCCCAAGGTGTTACCGTGGTCGTTCTCTTGGGAAGCGTCTACCTCTCTACTTTGGCTAACCGACTTGAGCCTCTAGAGCGCGAAGTCTTGGTCACCGACCCTTCTAATCCAACCAAGCTTGTCGCCTTTAAGCAACGCAAGGAACGCTATCCTGGAGAACTCCAGTGGGAAGTCCTTGTTTCTCAAGATGAAGAGAGGCTTCGCAAGCTTAACTTGCCTCTCCGTGAACCTCATGGCTCTACTGGTCCCATGAGCACCCCAACTCCTGCTTTGAATAGCAGTAGATCGGCTTAG
- the rga10 gene encoding Rho-type GTPase-activating protein — protein sequence MEHDLERLCFIGGYDNDNDKVIVVVTKNLELFKKYDDINLIKEAYNHVHKLIQKDERYTAVFFAHDSTVFSYLGLSLKAYYGMDYYLHKNVKAVYVIHTDWMSKVAIRTLLSIASPKFTRKFRYLNSISDLNKYIPLSHLKLPPIVYEFDRNVEPAIFPSNPSATSNFIFPVQQWTRPPDALVEGMQVVSKSLQTEGLFRKSCSRKHLDIVIELYDNGCMVDLEAFGPIAACSLIKHLFRSLPSPLFSAEFLNGLTDHMDSGIDYAVSLQKLIDASMDKNSQKLARLIFSLLYQITQHEQENMMNAQNLALCIGPSFSKADNIAELMSMKDKEYNPYCYFLEYAILHWNTLFANEENWDSYIPQDPTLLLPKTP from the exons ATGGAACATGACTTAGAAAGACTTTGTTTCATTGGGGGTTATGATAATGACA aTGATAAAGTCATCGTTGTAGTGACCAAAAATCTCgagttatttaaaaaatatgatgaTATAAACCTCATAAAGGAAGCGTATAATCACGTCCATAAACTCATTCAGAAGGACGAACGATATACGGCGGTGTTCTTTGCACATGACAGTACAGTGTTTTCATATCTTGGGCTTTCTCTCAAAGCCTACTATGGTATGGATTACTATTTACACAAGAATGTTAAAGCCGTCTACGTGATTCATACAGATTGGATGTCAAAAGTTGCCATACGAACATTGTTGTCCATTGCTAGCCCCAAATTCACTCGAAAGTTCCGTTACTTGAACTCCATTTCTGACCTAAATAAGTATATTCCCCTCTCTCATTTAAAGCTTCCTCCCATAGTTTACGAATTTGATCGCAATGTTGAACCAGCGATTTTTCCTTCTAACCCTTCAGCCACttctaattttatttttcctgTACAGCAATGGACACGTCCACCAGATGCATTGGTAGAAGGCATGCAGGTAGTTTCTAAGTCTCTACAAACTGAAGGACTTTTCCGCAAATCTTGTTCTCGAAAACACCTCGACATTGTCATAGAGTTGTACGATAACGGATGCATGGTTGATTTAGAAGCGTTCGGACCTATAGCAGCATGCTCCCTCATCAAGCATTTATTTCGTTCTTTGCCATCACCATTGTTTTCTGCAGAGTTTTTGAATGGGCTAACCGACCACATGGATTCAGGTATCGATTATGCGGTTAGTTTACAAAAGCTTATTGATGCTTCAATGGATAAAAACTCACAAAAGCTAGCTCGCTTAATATTTTCACTGTTGTACCAAATCACACAACATGAACAGGAAAACATGATGAACGCTCAAAATTTAGCGCTGTGTATTGGGCCCAGCTTTTCGAAAGCAGACAATATTGCTGAGCTGATGTCGATGAAAGACAAAGAGTATAACCCATATTGCTATTTCCTGGAATATGCAATTTTACACTGGAATACCTTGTTTGCCAATGAAGAAAACTGGGATTCATATATTCCCCAAGATCCCACTCTGCTGCTTCCTAAGACACCGTAA
- the ste4 gene encoding MAPK cascade adaptor protein Ste4: MGDSDDFYWNWNNEAVCNWIEQLGFPHKEAFEDYHILGKDIDLLSSNDLRDMGIESVGHRIDILSAIQSMKKQQKDKLQQENKDQELKNIEESYKKLEEKTEHLSDDNVSLEKRVEYLETENTKLVKTLNSLNSEFLQLLRKIAINVKEGRQLTTENSSDTSSMTHPVQPSPSVLGSFDLEVNDSLTNAEKNRKLNVNLTYNEVLCSMLQRYRIDPNTWMSYDLLINYDDKEHAIPMDVKPLQLFRNLQKRGKSPSFVLSRRSC, from the exons ATGGGAGATTCTGACGATTTTTATTGGAATTGGAACAATGAAGCAGTTTGCAATTGGATAGAACAGCTTGGTTTTCCCCATAAAGAAGCGTTTGAAG ACTACCATATTCTTGGAAAAGACATAGACCTGTTAAGTTCAAATGATCTTCGAGACATGGGAATTGAGAGTGTGGGCCATCGTATTGACATTTTATCAGCAATACAGTCAATGAAAAAGCAGCAGAAGGATAAACTGCAGCAAGAAAATAAGGATCAAGAACTGAAAAATATAGAAGAGTCTTACAAGAAGCTAGAGGAAAAAACCGAACATTTATCAGATGACAATGTCTCTTTAGAAAAACGTGTGGAATACTTGGAAACGGAAAACACTAAATTGGTAAAAACACTAAACTCTTTGAACTCGGAATTTCTTCAGTTACTAAGAAAAATTGCCATAAATGTTAAGGAAGGAAGACAGCTTACTACCGAAAATTCATCTGACACTAGTTCGATGACTCACCCTGTTCAGCCTTCACCATCTGTTCTTGGAAGTTTTGATTTAGAGGTTAATGATTCTTTGACAAACGCGGagaaaaacagaaaattaAATGTGAACTTAACCTACAATGAAGTGTTATGCTCCATGTTGCAACGATACCGAATCGATCCAAACACTTGGATGAGCTATGATTTGCTTATAAACTACGATGATAAGGAGCATGCCATACCTATGGATGTAAAGCCACTTCAACTATTTCGAAACCTACAAAAGAGGGGAAAGTCgccttcttttgttttatctCGACGCTCTTGTTAA
- the utp8 gene encoding protein Utp8, whose amino-acid sequence MASFGELSFLSEISNIHKSNKKHEIQSAGTVALDNGVESPYYICVQVENQGIEVYHMKDERLFASCPLPEKTRFSCSPIYIKEGNWHYIWTCTSLKSNGEWKILLWKFNDLEEESEVVYRDISNQQIFALHFISSTGQLVIVFRNGKIAFLDPEDDKVHMSASVNESATLLQSMYVPSQANPIDAVRLASNEASGTNNNPKEIEMNSDTTSSVPKSGSTSFSANVTSSTSMVYLLYSVHVDKIIQYYVDSFSVSERRLVNTRAVVLKEVQAPSHILMSKDSTSIYTISLEGLSIYSLHDESKSYMLIKILHFQSISKIEHIELISDNFLLIQHDSQLSLWDITFGTIQDVYDLKQKPTILTFTCYKSSLKKMNQNSQLTGYIAVLLKKGLAIVPYTLPIKMLLADAVGKRTSKIGKLRGTNELIGEGVLTKSKNGPSMRDQLLKNIQLQDHSLRDELISLRSLAEQKNTIEFDAKFLGVVERYQNQYANNCKILKTSSVLPIPFAHAIESLLFSLDEENELQVSCAASGTLNYLIRHRLFSYSTLVQKGFSGSVFDCLYKFQKDIAFNFLERTSDISAYEIACAIKTAINSSKVKLLRSALARLSLFDSTTSREALLLAFVPEDFDSLFKTLGNLVVDSNLASVKFNLETYIYCLSVVLDAMGVGGVASSSENLEAARILYNDLQEKLTNLTAMSLVLPAISEIVKRKKDVHAERVQFYANPQPKAIVDDMGDLATLLKKDFLSEKRKGKSQRARGKEIDMAIGKYTVERLEI is encoded by the coding sequence atggcTTCTTTTGGTGAACTATCGTTTCTCAGCGAAATTTCGAATATTCATAAATCGAATAAAAAGCATGAAATTCAGAGTGCTGGCACGGTTGCTTTGGATAACGGAGTTGAATCTCCTTATTATATATGTGTTCAAGTGGAAAATCAGGGAATTGAAGTTTATCATATGAAGGATGAACGCTTATTCGCTTCATGTCCTCTACCTGAGAAGACACGGTTTTCCTGCTCACCCATCTACATTAAAGAAGGAAATTGGCATTATATTTGGACCTGCACCTCTCTTAAAAGTAATGGGGAATGGAAAATACTTCTTTGGAAGTTCAACGACCTCGAGGAGGAAAGCGAAGTTGTATATCGTGATATTTCCAACCAACAAATATTTGCTCTTCATTTCATCTCGTCAACTGGTCAACTAGTGATTGTATTTCGAAACGGAAAAATTGCGTTTCTCGATCCCGAAGATGACAAAGTTCACATGAGTGCCTCCGTTAACGAATCAGCCACATTGCTTCAATCAATGTATGTTCCTTCACAAGCAAATCCTATTGATGCTGTACGATTAGCATCTAACGAAGCAAGTGGCACTAATAATAATCCAAAGGAAATCGAGATGAACAGCGACACAACTTCTTCAGTACCAAAGTCAGGGTCTACCAGTTTTAGCGCTAATGTCACCTCATCCACATCCATggtatatttattgtataGTGTACATGTCGACAAAATTATACAATATTATGTAGATTCTTTTTCAGTTTCTGAAAGACGTCTCGTGAATACGAGAGCTGTGGTTCTAAAGGAAGTTCAGGCTCCTTCGCACATTCTGATGTCTAAAGACTCTACAAGTATATATACGATTTCCCTCGAAGGGCTATCCATATACTCACTTCATGATGAGTCCAAATCTTATATGCTTATTaaaattcttcatttccAAAGCATATCGAAAATTGAACACATAGAGCTTATTTcggataattttttgttaattcaACATGATAGTCAACTATCTTTATGGGACATAACATTCGGAACTATTCAAGATGTTTACGATTTGAAACAGAAACCCACGATTCTCACTTTTACCTGTTATAAGTcgtctttaaaaaaaatgaatcaaaACTCCCAATTAACTGGATACATTGCTGTATTATTAAAGAAGGGACTGGCCATTGTACCATATACATTGCCGATAAAAATGCTTCTTGCCGATGCAGTTGGTAAACGTACTTCAAAAATCGGAAAGCTACGCGGAACCAATGAACTCATCGGCGAAGGagttttaacaaaatcTAAAAATGGTCCTTCGATGCGTGACCAActattgaaaaatatacaGTTGCAAGATCATTCACTTCGTGATGAATTAATTTCCTTGCGTTCCTTAgctgaacaaaaaaataccaTAGAGTTTGATGCTAAGTTCCTAGGTGTTGTCGAACGATACCAGAATCAGTATGCCAACAATTGCAAAATTCTTAAAACAAGCAGTGTGCTTCCTATTCCATTTGCTCATGCAATTGAAAGTCTCTTGTTTTCCCTTGATGAGGAAAATGAGCTTCAGGTCAGTTGTGCAGCTTCAGGGACACTCAATTACTTAATACGACACCGATTATTTAGCTACTCAACTCTGGTACAAAAAGGTTTCTCGGGCTCCGTGTTTGATTGTTTgtataaatttcaaaaagacATTGCCTTTAATTTCCTGGAAAGAACTTCTGATATTTCAGCCTATGAAATAGCTTGCGCAATTAAAACAGCTATCAATTCCTCCAAGGTTAAGTTGTTAAGAAGTGCTTTAGCGAGGTTATCTTTGTTTGATAGCACGACATCCCGAGAAGCGTTGCTTTTAGCTTTTGTTCCCGAGGATTTTGATTCACTCTTTAAAACCTTGGGCAACCTAGTAGTAGACTCTAACCTTGCATCTGTTAAGTTTAATTTGGAAACGTACATTTACTGTTTGTCTGTTGTTCTCGATGCAATGGGTGTTGGAGGCGTTGCATCGAGTTCTGAAAACTTAGAGGCTGCGAGGATTCTCTACAATGATTTACAGGAAAAGCTAACGAATTTAACAGCTATGTCGCTTGTTCTCCCTGCAATTTCCGAAATTGTTAAGCGTAAAAAAGACGTACATGCTGAACGAGTGCAGTTCTACGCCAATCCACAACCTAAAGCAATTGTGGATGACATGGGTGATCTTGCGACTTTActgaaaaaagattttctttccgaaaaaagaaaaggtaAAAGCCAACGTGCCCGTGGTAAAGAAATTGACATGGCTATTGGAAAATATACAGTTGAACGTTTAgaaatataa
- the spg1 gene encoding GTPase Spg1, with protein sequence MADARKNNVTIKVGMIGDSSIGKTSLMVTYVQGSFDEESTQTLGVNFMEKTISIRNTEITFSIWDLGGQREFVNMLPMVCNDAVAILFMFDLSRKSTLNSIKEWYRQARGFNKTAVPILIGTKYDHFMTFPREDQEEITKQARRYAKAMKASLVFCSTSHSINVQKIFKIVLAKVFDLKCTIPEIKNVGDPILEYIDR encoded by the exons ATGGCAGATGCTAGAAAAAATAACGTCACGATAAAAGTCGGAATGATTGGAGATAGTTCAATTGGCAAAACATCTCTTATGGTAACTTATGTTCAGGGCTCATTTGATGAGGAAAGCACACAAACGCTTG GAGTGAATTTTATGGAGAAAACAATAAGCATTCGAAACACTGAAATTACCTTTTCAATTTGGGACCTTGGAGGTCAGCGAGAATTTGTAAACATGCTACCGATGGTTTGTAACGATGCCGTTGCAATTCTCTTTATGTTCGATCTTTCAAGGAAATCCACATTAAATTCTATCAAAGAATGGTATCGTCAAGCTCGCGGTTTCAATAAG ACCGCTGTCCCTATATTGATTGGAACAAAATACGATCATTTCATGACATTTCCTCGTGAAGATCAAGAAGAGATTACCAAACAG GCACGTCGTTATGCAAAGGCCATGAAGGCAAGCTTGGTATTTTGTTCTACTTCACACTCTATTAATGTGCAAAAG atattcaaaattgttttggCTAAGGTGTTTGACTTAAAATGTACTATTcctgaaataaaaaacgtTGGAGATCCTATTTTGGAATACATCGATCGCTGA
- the knd1 gene encoding cullin-associated NEDD8-dissociated protein 1, whose protein sequence is MEEGILLKKYVESSDKDIRYMALSDLAARLNDANHLKNLKLESFPDTLDVLLQALSDASPEVQQEAVRCVAIISSKIPQDKLKSTVENLLSGVAGKKSKNYLSALSLLLSNSNVQPFVNKFYTSTVFPSFLQILKQYNVAQEEFFAILCVVCDSLEIYHSNLSTLLPNNFELCIDVFQKCTTQCQRELIIKKACYLLSDVSLYGPRFAYKYIIEVLDRGLGPSTQMSEVNISIKLLNEILLSSKKEKDSSTSFISTAVADYTNKILSLLKKEEAPDELTQKLLEVLGLLLEYQQVNILKIWPELHGLLISKISYDPNLISDTNDEDDIADFLEEMSDYSSIYEDEEDVSWIVRRESLKVVLSVILSRLEYLPIVLQALGTSVVSKLNDREESVCLISIEVLKQAFLHVPRWIEVYATSNDRKRRYEGLPSDRSAISDTSIYLVSVIGKHVSKLSDKTPLSIVSELLNLVTVIFSSRDLGVQSEFSNLSSIIYRFPDFSTLDIKIKLNLVRLISAIISCGCEEIENMESKMSTILSLAVQNNYPQLSYEALITELSFCKYIHKKQPTNVSTDFSTMIDSSLQLLESKISDLKVRLALIDLVSQYVILFYEPDFDSIFLRRVLIILCKKLQEEPTRSAAARALCDIFMSVTDITKIENGTKIYEEILQDCCRHIDKSGNEFTTAYLELLEVLLKVGQKYLAESLLEHILGLLIETLKRNTENTVAILKCLLIIPLSILLKSKNLLIDTIISHLQSSTIHLNEESVCLLSRIIAVISKEEDLELIINSFTCAQKPVEEMVTLALIAAQLICIFQSKAIVTSLNKSFMSPKSEVRIKVFTTLIFGQLDYGKLTLPANEYFDTIASNLNSPNADVMKAAAIALGSLTSQSEKFIKELCALYVSDAYDKELLLISFLTFLKKSKIDYETADKIWDILSKDIENIKDFSTSPFRTLLSECLGLLICNESSSLYYKLELLSSSEASNHMLLSLSVFRFSLTLDCPKLKAYEKQFFEKAYKLFQNPDLEVSQETLQVIISVIKNRRSCIADVYNELLQGLISKSSVDSSNVHVVQMGPFQHVVDNSINQRQLVFETLYSLLDIPESLNHLTHFLQVSVMGLEDEHYIKLVSLSILEKLVDCSPSIIDEQVDTILEALRKIIELRKTEKTLKTDSDNILDLVRSALRVLFTMKLKCDNPVISEFESQVQKGPYSLEYEGIKNEIKTTIKT, encoded by the exons ATGGAGGAGggaattttattaaaaaaatacgtTGAAA GTAGCGATAAAGACATACGTTACATGGCACTCAGCGATTTAGCTGCCCGACTTAATGATGCAAaccatttgaaaaatctcAAATTGGAGAGCTTTCCTGATACACTCGATGTTTTATTACAAGCACTGAGTGATGCTTCGCCAGAGGTTCAACAAGAGGCAGTTCGTTGTGTTGCTATAATTTCTAGCAAAATTCCACAAGATAAGTTAAAATCTactgttgaaaatttgctttctgGAGTTGCTGGGAAGAAATCGAAAAATTACTTGTCTGCTCTCAGTTTGCTTTTGTCCAACTCGAACGTCCAACCTTtcgtaaacaaattttatactTCGACTGTATTCCCttcatttttacaaattttaaaacagtACAACGTTGCTCAAGaggaattttttgcaattctCTGTGTGGTCTGTGATTCTCTAGAAATATACCATTCTAATCTTTCGACTCTTCTACCTAACAATTTTGAATTGTGTATAGACGTATTCCAAAAATGTACGACACAATGCCAAAGagaattaattattaaaaaggcTTGCTATCTCCTTTCTGACGTATCACTTTATGGGCCTCGCTTTGCATACAAATATATAATTGAGGTGCTTGATCGAGGTTTGGGACCCTCGACCCAAATGTCCGAGGTAAATATTTCTATTAAATTGCTTAACGAAATACTTCTGTCatctaaaaaagaaaaagattcaTCTACATCATTCATCTCAACAGCAGTTGCTGACTACAccaataaaatattatcgTTATTAAAGAAGGAAGAAGCCCCAGATGAGTTAACGCAAAAATTGTTGGAGGTTTTAGGATTGTTATTAGAGTACCAACAAgtgaatattttgaaaatttggcCAGAATTACATGGTCTCTTAATCTCTAAAATTTCTTATGATCCCAATTTAATATCTGATACtaatgatgaagatgatATCGCTGACTTTCTCGAAGAAATGAGTGACTATAGCAGCATTTacgaagatgaagaagatgtaTCTTGGATTGTTAGAAGAGAATCTTTGAAAGTCGTTTTGTCTGTAATTTTGTCACGTTTAGAGTATTTGCCTATAGTCCTTCAAGCACTAGGGACTTCTGTGGTTAGTAAGTTAAACGATAGAGAGGAATCTGTTTGCTTGATTTCTATCGAAGTATTAAAACAAGCATTCTTGCATGTTCCTCGTTGGATAGAGGTGTATGCAACTTCTAATGATAGAAAGCGTCGTTATGAAGGGTTACCATCGGACCGTTCAGCAATATCGGATacttctatttatttagtgTCTGTAATTGGAAAGCATGTCTCTAAGTTATCTGATAAAACTCCACTTTCCATTGTATCTGAATTACTGAACCTAGTTACAgtgattttttcttcaagaGATCTTGGTGTTCAGTCCGAATTTTCAAATCTGAGCTCAATTATATACCGTTTTCCTGATTTTTCAACCCttgatataaaaattaagcTGAATTTAGTTCGCTTAATATCAGCTATCATTTCTTGCGGCTGCGAAGAGATAGAAAACATGGAATCTAAAATGTCAACTATATTAAGTTTAGCGGTACAAAACAACTACCCACAACTTTCATACGAGGCCTTAATTACTGAGCTGTCATTTTGCAAATATATTCATAAAAAGCAACCCACTAACGTCTCAACAGATTTTTCCACAATGATTGATTCTTCACTTCAACTTTTGGAATCTAAAATTTCTGACTTGAAAGTTCGTTTAGCTTTGATAGATCTGGTCTCTCAATACGTAATTCTTTTCTATGAGCCTGATTTTGATTCTATATTCCTGAGACGTGtcttaattattttatgtaaaaaattacagGAAGAGCCCACTAGAAGTGCTGCTGCAAGAGCGTTATGTGATATTTTCATGTCCGTTACAGATATTACTAAGATAGAAAATggaacaaaaatttatgaagaaaTACTCCAGGATTGCTGTAGGCATATCGACAAAAGTGGCAATGAATTTACGACTGCTTATTTGGAACTATTAGAAGTGCTCTTGAAAGTTGGACAAAAATATCTCGCTGAAAGCTTGCTTGAACATATCTTAGGTTTACTGATCGAGACTCTTAAAAGAAACACTGAGAATACGGttgcaattttaaaatgtttgCTAATCATACCTTTGAGTATCCttttgaaatcaaaaaatttactaataGACACTATAATTTCTCATCTGCAATCATCAACCATACATTTGAACGAAGAGTCCGTTTGTTTGCTAAGCAGAATTATTGCTGTTATTTcgaaagaagaagatttgGAGTTGATTATTAATTCTTTCACTTGTGCACAAAAACCTGTTGAAGAAATGGTTACATTGGCATTGATTGCTGCACAACTGatttgtatttttcaaTCAAAGGCCATTGTTACGTCTCTgaataaaagttttatgaGTCCTAAATCAGAAGTACGGATAAAAGTTTTCAcaactttaatttttggacAGCTTGATTACGGGAAGCTAACACTTCCTGCAAATGAGTACTTTGATACGATTGCAAGTAATTTAAACTCGCCGAATGCAGATGTTATGAAAGCAGCAGCTATTGCCTTAGGGTCGCTTACTAGTCAAAGtgaaaaattcataaaagAATTATGTGCTTTATACGTCTCAGATGCTTATGATAAAgaacttttattaatttcctttttaacttttcttaagaaatcaaaaatcGATTATGAAACAGCAGATAAAATATGGGATATCCTTTCTAAGGACattgaaaacattaaagACTTTTCCACTTCTCCCTTCAGAACTCTTTTATCTGAATGTCTTGgtcttttaatttgtaaTGAATCTTCTAGCTTATATTATAAGCTAGAACTTTTATCCTCCAGTGAAGCTTCAAATCATATGCTTTTATCTCTTTCGGTGTTTCGTTTTTCGTTGACATTGGACTGTCCTAAACTGAAAGCTTATgagaaacaattttttgaaaaggcGTATAAGCTATTTCAAAATCCAGACCTCGAAGTTAGTCAAGAAACGTTGCAGGTCATAATATCTGTGATAAAAAATAGGCGTTCTTGCATTGCAGACGTTTATAATGAACTTTTACAAGGCTTAATTTCCAAATCATCAGTTGATTCTAGTAACGTTCATGTTGTACAAATGGGCCCTTTCCAACATGTGGTTGATAATTCAATAAATCAACGGCAGCTAGTATTTGAAACACTTTATTCCTTACTGGATATCCCTGAATCTTTGAATCATTTAACCCATTTTTTACAGGTTTCTGTCATGGGGTTAGAAGATGAACATTATATTAAGCTAGTATCTTTGTCAATCTTGGAAAAACTTGTCGACTGCAGCCCTTCAATTATAGACGAGCAAGTAGACACTATTTTGGAAGCATTACGAAAAATTATAGAGCTTAGAAAAACTGAAAAGACTTTAAAGACAGATAGCGATAATATCCTTGATTTGGTTCGTTCTGCTTTGAGagttttgtttacaatgaAGTTGAAGTGCGACAATCCTGTAATTTCTGAATTCGAAAGTCAAGTTCAAAAGGGTCCTTACTCCTTGGAATATGAGGGAATAAAGAACGAAATCAAAACTACAATTAAAACTTGA